One part of the Streptomyces ferrugineus genome encodes these proteins:
- a CDS encoding tannase/feruloyl esterase family alpha/beta hydrolase: MNKRILVSAVALLAVPGLGLVQGISPAAAASPAGGARTTVTDAATSCASIAGLHVNASTIGLPTRGADVESATLTAADPKTGYPEFCLVRGKVNSFDTAAPDINFQLNLPTSWNRKSVQFGGGGFNGIVISGLGVIPGYVNSSAAQGQPPIKRGYVTFGSDGGVAVGADPTGSFALNKEALANYAGESVKRTRDAAMSVVTSYYGRQPEKQYYAGGSKGGHEALVAAQRYGDDYDGIIAYYPANQNQALALSWHHMWQQAYSRPGGYLNTAKQQLVHDAVMRACDKLDGAADGVVSDVKGCDRAFSVESLRCPDGSDSGNDCLSQRQIETLKSAASPYRFAFPLANGVTRIGPYPVLRGADLGGAWLDSAGKETASGYYAFIDPVIRYFIEQDAGGSLNNFDYRRYEARVRALSRLYDATDPDLDRFARQGGKLIIVQGTEDMLVPQSATDAYYDRLAERYGPSVRRFVRYYVQPGYGHATGRFDLAWDSLTALDKWADGQTPPVRPVATDANPATEGRTRPLCEYPLWPRYKGHGDVDQAKNFTCAGRGQH; encoded by the coding sequence ATGAACAAACGCATCCTCGTGTCTGCCGTCGCGCTGCTGGCTGTGCCGGGCCTCGGACTGGTCCAGGGCATCTCGCCCGCTGCCGCCGCTTCACCCGCCGGTGGGGCACGCACGACGGTGACCGACGCCGCGACCAGCTGTGCATCGATCGCGGGACTACACGTGAACGCTTCGACGATCGGCCTGCCCACCCGAGGTGCCGATGTCGAGTCCGCGACACTCACCGCCGCCGACCCGAAGACCGGCTACCCCGAGTTCTGCCTGGTCCGAGGCAAGGTGAACAGCTTCGACACCGCGGCGCCCGACATCAACTTCCAGCTGAACCTGCCGACTTCCTGGAACAGGAAGTCGGTGCAGTTCGGCGGCGGCGGCTTCAACGGCATCGTGATCAGCGGACTCGGCGTGATTCCCGGGTACGTCAACTCCTCCGCGGCACAGGGGCAGCCGCCGATCAAACGCGGCTACGTGACGTTCGGCAGTGACGGGGGCGTCGCCGTGGGCGCCGATCCCACCGGATCGTTCGCCTTGAACAAGGAGGCTCTCGCGAACTACGCGGGCGAGAGCGTCAAGCGCACCCGAGACGCCGCCATGAGCGTCGTGACGAGCTACTACGGCCGGCAGCCCGAGAAGCAGTACTACGCGGGCGGCTCCAAGGGAGGACACGAGGCACTGGTCGCCGCCCAGAGGTACGGCGACGACTACGACGGAATCATCGCCTACTACCCGGCCAACCAGAACCAGGCCCTGGCGCTCAGCTGGCACCACATGTGGCAGCAGGCGTACTCCCGCCCGGGCGGCTACCTGAACACGGCCAAGCAGCAGTTGGTGCACGACGCCGTCATGCGCGCATGTGACAAACTCGACGGTGCCGCCGACGGGGTCGTCTCCGATGTCAAGGGGTGCGACCGTGCGTTCTCCGTCGAGTCGCTCCGCTGCCCCGACGGCTCCGACAGCGGGAACGACTGCCTGTCCCAGCGGCAGATCGAAACGCTGAAGTCGGCGGCCTCCCCCTACAGGTTCGCCTTCCCTCTCGCCAACGGCGTCACCCGGATCGGCCCCTACCCCGTCCTGCGGGGCGCCGATCTCGGCGGCGCCTGGCTGGACAGCGCGGGCAAGGAAACAGCTTCGGGATACTACGCGTTCATCGATCCGGTGATCCGCTACTTCATCGAGCAGGACGCCGGCGGTTCCCTGAACAACTTCGACTACCGGCGCTACGAGGCGCGAGTCAGGGCTCTGTCCCGGCTGTACGACGCCACTGATCCCGACCTCGACCGTTTCGCGCGCCAGGGCGGGAAGCTCATCATCGTGCAGGGCACCGAGGACATGCTCGTCCCGCAGTCGGCCACCGACGCCTACTACGACCGACTGGCCGAGCGCTACGGCCCGTCGGTGCGTCGTTTCGTGCGGTACTACGTCCAGCCCGGCTACGGCCATGCCACCGGCCGCTTCGACCTGGCCTGGGACTCGCTCACGGCCTTGGACAAGTGGGCGGACGGGCAGACTCCGCCGGTCCGTCCGGTGGCGACCGACGCCAACCCTGCCACCGAGGGCCGCACCCGCCCGTTGTGCGAGTATCCGCTGTGGCCGCGGTACAAGGGGCACGGAGACGTGGACCAGGCGAAGAACTTCACGTGCGCCGGCCGGGGCCAGCACTGA
- a CDS encoding ABC transporter ATP-binding protein, translating into MSTVLAGYGLVKKYGSTTALAGVDVEVGERDSLAIMGPSGSGKSTLLHTLAGIIRPDGGQVLLRGERIDRLGENRLSALRRKRFGFVFQFGQLLPELPAEENVALPLMLEGVPRAQAVERARRWFTPLGLEGLEGRRPGQLSGGQAQRVAIARALAVEPDVVFADEPTGALDQRTSTEVVQLLTFATRNTGAALVMVTHDADVAAHCDRVLQVRDGRISGHSQYTVA; encoded by the coding sequence ATGAGTACCGTTCTGGCCGGATACGGCCTCGTCAAGAAGTACGGCTCCACCACCGCCCTGGCCGGTGTGGACGTCGAGGTCGGAGAGCGCGACTCGCTGGCCATCATGGGCCCTTCGGGGTCCGGCAAGTCGACACTCCTGCACACGCTCGCCGGGATCATCCGCCCGGACGGCGGCCAGGTGCTGCTGCGCGGCGAGCGCATCGACAGGCTCGGCGAGAACCGGCTCAGCGCGCTGCGCCGCAAACGCTTCGGGTTCGTCTTCCAGTTCGGCCAGCTGCTGCCCGAGCTGCCGGCCGAGGAGAACGTCGCCCTGCCGCTGATGCTGGAGGGCGTGCCGCGCGCGCAGGCCGTCGAACGCGCCCGCCGCTGGTTCACGCCGCTGGGACTGGAGGGCCTGGAGGGCCGTCGCCCCGGCCAGCTCTCCGGCGGCCAGGCGCAGCGCGTCGCCATCGCCCGCGCCCTGGCCGTCGAGCCGGACGTCGTCTTCGCCGACGAGCCCACCGGCGCCCTGGACCAGCGCACCAGCACGGAGGTGGTCCAGCTGCTGACGTTCGCCACCCGCAACACCGGCGCCGCGCTGGTGATGGTCACCCACGACGCCGACGTCGCCGCCCACTGCGACCGGGTCCTCCAGGTCCGTGACGGCCGCATCAGCGGCCACAGCCAGTACACCGTCGCCTGA
- a CDS encoding CGNR zinc finger domain-containing protein, translating to MTFAPDTVQSLHSAIALVNTAEPREALFSLEDLDRFHADYGYTGRYDRTTDELNAVRELRPRLRGLLTSTRDETVRLANRVFRETKAVPQLVRHGSFDWHIHAVEPNAPLTRRLLVETAMAVADVVRGNELDRLRICAAGDCQRLVLDLSRNHSRRFCSTTCGSRVGVAAYRERQRRNPAK from the coding sequence ATGACGTTTGCCCCTGACACGGTGCAGTCCCTGCACTCAGCGATCGCGCTGGTGAACACGGCAGAACCACGTGAAGCCCTCTTCAGCCTCGAGGACCTGGACCGCTTCCATGCCGACTACGGCTACACGGGCCGCTACGACCGAACCACCGACGAACTCAACGCCGTGCGCGAACTGCGACCGAGGCTGCGCGGCCTGCTGACCAGCACCCGAGATGAGACGGTCCGGCTCGCGAACCGAGTGTTTCGTGAAACGAAGGCAGTACCGCAGCTGGTCCGTCACGGTTCCTTCGACTGGCACATTCACGCCGTCGAGCCCAACGCTCCCCTGACTCGGCGACTGCTGGTGGAGACCGCGATGGCCGTCGCAGACGTGGTACGCGGCAACGAGCTCGACAGGTTGAGGATCTGTGCCGCCGGGGACTGCCAGCGGCTGGTTCTTGACCTCAGCCGGAATCACTCGCGGAGGTTCTGCAGCACCACCTGTGGCAGCCGCGTCGGCGTGGCCGCCTACCGCGAGCGGCAACGCCGCAATCCCGCCAAATGA
- a CDS encoding Ldh family oxidoreductase has translation MGTDHSAVSGQSPRPEDVVLCDAGGLFRFTEQTLAAVGLRDIDARDMAAQIVGSELAGHESHGLRRLPEYVRRVREGFAAPTATATVDLDTGALVRLNGHGAFGHLVMRDATRLAIQRATDHGIAAVAVHNADFAGRLADFCEQAAAVGIATLVYVNDGGSSQDVAPPGGLEGRLATNPIAASIPRARSPHLVLDMATSSVAMGRLSEWRDRGRPIPSDWTTDQGILQPFGGIKGFGLALVAEALAGALTTAGTVSPQPAPERQGVFMVAIDVKQLRPLPDFTAEVERFTSHVKNTPLAQGHPPIKIPGENSAQNAHHRRDHGVPIQAFTWQQMQTIAHDFSLAMPRRVAR, from the coding sequence ATGGGCACCGATCACAGCGCCGTCTCCGGCCAGTCCCCCCGCCCGGAGGATGTCGTCCTGTGCGATGCGGGCGGGCTGTTCAGGTTCACCGAGCAAACCCTGGCAGCGGTCGGGCTGCGCGACATCGACGCCCGCGACATGGCCGCCCAGATCGTCGGATCAGAACTCGCCGGACACGAGTCCCATGGGCTGCGGCGGCTGCCGGAGTACGTCCGCCGGGTCCGCGAAGGGTTCGCCGCACCCACAGCCACCGCCACCGTGGACCTGGACACCGGCGCCCTGGTCCGCCTCAACGGCCATGGCGCATTCGGCCACCTCGTCATGCGTGACGCCACGCGGCTGGCGATCCAGCGGGCCACAGACCACGGCATCGCCGCCGTGGCTGTCCACAACGCAGATTTCGCCGGCCGGCTCGCCGACTTCTGCGAACAGGCCGCCGCCGTCGGCATCGCCACCCTGGTCTACGTCAACGACGGTGGATCGAGCCAGGACGTCGCACCCCCCGGCGGGCTGGAGGGCCGACTGGCCACCAACCCCATCGCCGCCAGCATCCCTCGCGCACGCAGCCCCCACCTGGTCCTGGACATGGCGACCAGCTCCGTCGCCATGGGGCGCCTCTCGGAGTGGCGCGACCGCGGCCGGCCCATCCCCTCGGACTGGACAACCGACCAAGGCATCCTCCAACCATTCGGCGGCATCAAAGGATTCGGCCTGGCACTCGTCGCCGAGGCCCTCGCCGGAGCCCTCACCACCGCCGGAACCGTGTCCCCTCAACCTGCGCCAGAACGTCAAGGCGTATTCATGGTCGCCATCGACGTCAAACAACTACGACCACTGCCCGACTTCACCGCCGAGGTCGAACGATTCACCTCCCACGTCAAGAACACACCACTGGCCCAAGGACACCCACCCATCAAGATCCCCGGAGAGAACTCCGCCCAGAACGCACACCACCGACGAGACCACGGCGTACCGATCCAGGCATTCACCTGGCAGCAGATGCAGACCATCGCCCACGACTTCAGCCTCGCAATGCCACGACGAGTAGCCCGATGA
- a CDS encoding diaminobutyrate--2-oxoglutarate transaminase has product MVFTRAKGPHLFTEDGRRILDFFSGAGALNYGHNDEAMTEALVSHLRSGGVLHGLDLYTATKRDLLHTIQDCLLTPRGWDYKVQFCGPTGADASEAAIKLARKVTGRRGILAFNGSYHGMTAGALAVSGARRLRAYGSPGANAETTFVPYENSMYGPFDSLAHLDRLVEEAGSAFELPAAVIVESVQIQAGVFAASAEWLRGVREWTERHGVLLICDEVQSGCGRAGDFFAFDHAGIVPDIVTTAKSISGNGLPMALLFMKRELDVWEPGEHTGTFRGNQLAFITAKIALEYWQNEEFRQHLAENASALDGFARQATQLDAPVKLRWTGMLAGIDFGLGNLDAAARAQALCLDAGVLVERCGPNGEVVKLMPPINTPTDVLTEGFTAVLDVIPKAI; this is encoded by the coding sequence TTGGTCTTCACGCGGGCCAAGGGACCGCATCTCTTCACCGAGGACGGCCGGCGCATCCTGGACTTCTTCTCCGGAGCCGGAGCCCTCAACTACGGCCACAACGACGAGGCCATGACCGAGGCCCTGGTCAGCCACCTCCGGTCCGGCGGCGTCCTGCACGGCCTGGACCTGTACACGGCCACCAAACGGGATCTTCTGCACACCATCCAGGACTGCCTGCTCACTCCCCGTGGCTGGGACTACAAGGTGCAGTTCTGCGGGCCGACCGGGGCCGACGCCAGCGAGGCGGCCATCAAGCTCGCCCGAAAAGTCACCGGCCGCCGCGGCATTCTGGCCTTCAACGGCTCCTACCACGGCATGACCGCCGGCGCCCTGGCCGTCAGCGGCGCCAGGCGTCTGCGCGCCTACGGTTCACCCGGCGCCAACGCCGAAACCACCTTCGTGCCCTACGAGAACAGCATGTATGGCCCGTTCGACAGCCTCGCCCACCTCGACCGACTCGTCGAGGAGGCCGGCAGCGCCTTCGAGCTGCCCGCCGCTGTCATCGTGGAGTCGGTACAGATCCAGGCGGGCGTCTTCGCGGCCTCCGCCGAGTGGCTGCGCGGCGTCCGCGAGTGGACCGAGCGCCACGGCGTCCTGCTCATCTGTGATGAGGTGCAAAGCGGTTGCGGCCGGGCCGGCGACTTCTTCGCGTTCGACCATGCCGGCATCGTCCCCGACATCGTCACCACCGCGAAGTCGATCAGCGGCAACGGCTTGCCCATGGCTCTCCTGTTCATGAAACGCGAGCTCGACGTGTGGGAGCCGGGCGAACACACCGGCACGTTCCGCGGCAACCAGCTCGCCTTCATCACCGCCAAGATCGCCCTCGAATACTGGCAGAACGAAGAATTCCGCCAGCACCTGGCCGAGAACGCCTCCGCCCTCGACGGCTTCGCACGACAGGCCACGCAACTGGACGCCCCCGTCAAACTGCGGTGGACCGGCATGCTCGCCGGAATCGACTTCGGTCTGGGCAACCTCGACGCCGCGGCCAGGGCCCAAGCCCTCTGCTTGGACGCCGGCGTTCTCGTCGAACGCTGCGGCCCGAACGGCGAGGTCGTCAAGCTCATGCCGCCCATCAACACCCCCACCGACGTTCTCACCGAAGGATTCACCGCCGTCCTGGACGTCATCCCCAAGGCGATCTGA
- a CDS encoding SDR family NAD(P)-dependent oxidoreductase, with translation MSTTDAAEAQGRIALVTGASRGIGAATVRALHRDGASVIIHAGRNRAAAEALAAELGSDTLVVVGDLTDPTARASIWEQALGWRGRLDVLVNNAGAWIASPLDDTDQWQQGWEDNLSLNLTACADLCRFAILHWSTTPSGGVIVNVASRSSHRGDDAEHLAYGAAKGGLLALTKGIARAFARHRVLAYAVAPGWVQTGLSGGTDLEAVVKTLPMQEITPPEDVAEVIAFLASGRSPHTTGATIDITGEDYVR, from the coding sequence ATGAGCACCACCGACGCCGCCGAAGCACAAGGACGCATAGCGCTGGTCACCGGAGCATCGCGCGGAATCGGCGCCGCCACCGTGCGTGCCCTGCACAGAGACGGGGCGAGCGTCATCATCCATGCGGGACGCAACCGCGCCGCCGCGGAGGCGTTGGCGGCAGAGCTCGGATCCGACACCCTGGTGGTGGTCGGCGATCTCACCGACCCCACAGCAAGAGCATCGATCTGGGAACAAGCCCTGGGATGGCGAGGGCGGCTCGACGTGCTCGTCAACAATGCCGGCGCATGGATCGCCTCCCCCCTCGATGACACCGACCAGTGGCAACAAGGATGGGAAGACAACCTCTCCCTGAACCTGACCGCCTGCGCCGACCTGTGCCGCTTCGCAATCCTGCACTGGTCCACAACCCCCTCCGGAGGCGTGATCGTCAACGTGGCAAGCCGCTCCTCACATCGAGGAGACGACGCCGAACATCTCGCCTACGGGGCCGCAAAGGGAGGCCTGTTGGCACTCACCAAAGGAATCGCGCGCGCCTTCGCCCGCCATCGAGTCCTCGCCTACGCTGTCGCACCCGGATGGGTCCAGACCGGCCTGTCCGGCGGAACCGACCTGGAAGCCGTGGTGAAAACACTGCCGATGCAGGAAATCACCCCACCAGAAGACGTCGCCGAAGTCATCGCCTTTCTCGCCTCCGGGCGCTCACCCCACACCACAGGCGCCACCATCGATATCACCGGGGAGGACTACGTGCGCTGA
- a CDS encoding ABC transporter permease translates to MRSPVLPLTWHLARSSGRRGLQSQLLAAGAAAVGSFLLLVMVAVSLGAGARADHTTWRTPDAVPAKRATAVQATTTTYVRDEPVTVVNLAQLPGRAATPAPPGLTGFPKPGEVYVSPALAELLHELPVGQLADRFPKTKAYGTLGTAALASPDELVAVVGRSPGDSAVSKTAGNQNYYDEDLTKRAPVAGFAGTKASVFTGTDQGTVLLGVVLLVMPVVVLASAAGRLGAARREQRLAALRLAGATPRQILAMTAAESAGVGAAGALSGALAYTALLPALAALPYGVGGWYTGQLWVGLPWLAAVVAAVTALITVSAVTMLRRVATSPLGVAQQANPHRTRAIRLLLFVAVLFCIWATTGKGGQLKTQQLLALLALFYGAFWLFGPWVVDRLGRIVGRRAKRPATLLAARRLSDDPRGAWRTVSGLVLAGFVAGFFSVSTLGSEAPSHQGQVAVITANAADARHTAAEARTALHRAGVTATVSVTGEDDYDSLLGGVSGVTAQVSGGQERIDTAVTALTPLGSGRYPFTQAYVSAPDDTVTARVATVSTATLVLSFLVAAASAGLTAAANVLDRRRVYGLLRLAGTPLKVLDRARVRETVIPLAVLAGGTTAMGAFGAMQLNKAAGTTINTSGAVELVICLAVGALAMLAAITASRPLLRKVTAGPAQTAD, encoded by the coding sequence ATGCGTTCCCCCGTCCTGCCTCTGACCTGGCACCTCGCCAGGTCCTCCGGCCGCCGTGGCCTGCAGTCCCAGCTGCTCGCGGCCGGGGCCGCCGCCGTCGGCTCGTTCCTGCTGCTGGTGATGGTCGCCGTCTCCCTCGGCGCCGGGGCACGCGCCGACCACACCACATGGCGCACCCCCGACGCCGTACCGGCCAAGCGGGCGACGGCCGTCCAGGCCACGACCACGACGTACGTCCGTGACGAACCGGTCACCGTCGTGAACCTGGCCCAGCTGCCCGGCCGCGCGGCGACCCCTGCGCCACCCGGTCTGACGGGCTTCCCGAAGCCGGGCGAGGTGTACGTATCCCCGGCCCTGGCCGAGCTCCTGCACGAACTTCCCGTCGGCCAACTCGCCGACCGTTTTCCGAAGACGAAGGCGTACGGCACGCTCGGCACCGCCGCTCTCGCCTCCCCTGACGAACTGGTCGCGGTGGTCGGACGATCGCCCGGCGACTCTGCCGTCTCCAAGACCGCCGGAAACCAGAACTACTACGACGAGGACCTGACGAAGCGCGCGCCGGTCGCCGGGTTCGCCGGCACCAAGGCGAGCGTGTTCACCGGCACCGACCAGGGGACCGTGCTGCTGGGTGTGGTGCTGCTCGTCATGCCGGTCGTCGTGCTGGCCTCGGCCGCCGGACGGCTCGGCGCGGCCCGGCGTGAACAGCGGCTCGCCGCCCTGCGGTTGGCCGGGGCGACACCGCGCCAGATCCTCGCCATGACCGCCGCCGAGTCGGCGGGAGTCGGCGCGGCCGGTGCCCTGTCTGGTGCGCTCGCCTACACGGCGCTGTTGCCCGCACTCGCCGCACTCCCGTACGGTGTCGGCGGCTGGTACACCGGCCAGCTGTGGGTGGGACTGCCGTGGCTGGCCGCGGTCGTGGCCGCGGTGACGGCCCTCATCACGGTCAGCGCGGTGACGATGCTGCGCCGGGTGGCCACCTCGCCCCTCGGCGTGGCCCAGCAGGCGAACCCGCATCGCACCCGGGCGATCCGACTGCTGCTGTTCGTCGCGGTCCTGTTCTGCATCTGGGCGACCACCGGCAAGGGCGGCCAGCTCAAGACCCAGCAGCTCCTCGCACTGCTGGCGCTCTTCTACGGCGCGTTCTGGCTGTTCGGTCCCTGGGTCGTGGACCGGCTGGGCCGGATCGTGGGCCGCCGCGCCAAGCGCCCGGCCACGCTGCTGGCCGCGCGCCGGCTCAGCGACGACCCGCGCGGGGCCTGGCGCACCGTCAGCGGCCTGGTGCTCGCCGGGTTCGTGGCCGGGTTCTTCTCGGTCAGCACGCTGGGCTCCGAGGCCCCCAGCCACCAGGGCCAGGTGGCCGTGATCACCGCGAACGCCGCCGACGCCCGGCACACCGCCGCCGAGGCCCGTACCGCATTGCACCGGGCGGGCGTCACGGCGACCGTCTCCGTCACGGGCGAGGACGACTACGACAGCCTGCTCGGCGGTGTCAGCGGCGTGACCGCCCAGGTCTCCGGCGGGCAGGAGCGTATCGACACCGCCGTCACCGCCCTGACGCCACTGGGATCGGGCAGGTACCCGTTCACCCAGGCGTACGTGTCCGCGCCGGACGACACGGTCACCGCGCGGGTCGCCACCGTCAGCACCGCCACCCTGGTGCTGAGCTTCCTCGTCGCCGCCGCCTCCGCCGGGCTCACCGCCGCCGCGAACGTCCTCGACCGGCGCCGCGTCTACGGGCTGCTGCGACTGGCCGGCACCCCGCTGAAGGTCCTCGACCGGGCCCGCGTCCGCGAGACCGTCATCCCGCTGGCCGTCCTGGCGGGCGGCACCACCGCGATGGGCGCCTTCGGCGCCATGCAGCTCAACAAGGCGGCCGGCACCACGATCAACACCTCCGGTGCCGTGGAACTGGTGATCTGCCTGGCCGTCGGAGCACTGGCCATGCTCGCCGCCATCACCGCCAGCAGGCCGCTGCTGCGGAAGGTCACGGCAGGCCCGGCACAGACGGCGGACTGA
- a CDS encoding aminotransferase family protein: MTTSRLWHGFTDMSTVRHRAPFTITRGQGAYLFDAEGRRYLDASAGLWFCNVGHGRAEIAEAAQRQMSRMAAYSTFGDYTNEPAEQLAARLAELSPTDGASVFFTSGGSDSIDSAIKLVRRFWLALGLPDRRVILSRENAYHGGHIGSTGIGGIALDREGFGELITDTARVAWDSAEDLEKTITSLGAERVAAFVMEPVIAAGGCLFPPQGYLQAVAEICRRHGIVLIADEVVTGFGRSGDWFASRRFGVVPDIIVCAKGLTSGYMPLGALIVGDRIAQPFYDGTAGPFFHGYTYSGHAGAAAVALATMDIIEREALAQNALSLETRLPDLMSPLTDHPMVQEVRTGQGLMAAVELNPQALRVTPGLPMAVVASMREAGVLTRSLVGGQIQFSPPLIIGNSQATEFVDAVLTGLNTIPPQRT, translated from the coding sequence ATGACCACATCCCGCCTGTGGCACGGATTCACCGACATGTCCACCGTCCGTCACCGCGCGCCCTTCACCATCACGCGGGGGCAGGGCGCGTACCTGTTCGACGCTGAGGGGCGCCGGTACCTTGACGCGTCCGCGGGGCTGTGGTTCTGCAACGTAGGCCATGGGCGGGCAGAGATCGCCGAGGCAGCACAGCGGCAGATGTCACGGATGGCCGCCTACTCCACGTTCGGGGACTACACGAACGAGCCGGCTGAGCAGCTGGCAGCCCGGCTCGCCGAGCTGTCACCGACCGACGGGGCGTCTGTCTTCTTCACCAGCGGCGGGTCGGACTCCATCGACTCCGCCATCAAGCTGGTCCGTCGGTTCTGGCTCGCCCTCGGCCTGCCCGACCGCCGCGTCATCCTGTCGCGGGAGAACGCCTACCACGGCGGGCACATCGGAAGTACCGGCATCGGCGGAATCGCCTTGGACCGCGAGGGTTTCGGCGAACTGATCACCGACACGGCACGGGTCGCCTGGGACTCCGCGGAAGACCTGGAGAAGACCATCACCAGCCTCGGCGCCGAACGGGTGGCGGCCTTCGTCATGGAGCCGGTCATCGCCGCCGGCGGTTGCCTGTTCCCGCCGCAGGGGTATCTGCAGGCGGTCGCCGAGATCTGCAGGAGGCACGGCATCGTGCTCATCGCCGACGAGGTGGTGACCGGCTTCGGCCGCTCCGGGGACTGGTTCGCCTCCCGCCGCTTCGGGGTCGTCCCCGACATCATCGTGTGCGCCAAAGGACTCACCTCCGGATACATGCCGCTCGGCGCCCTGATCGTCGGTGACCGCATCGCCCAGCCGTTCTACGACGGCACCGCCGGACCCTTCTTCCACGGATACACCTACTCCGGTCACGCTGGAGCAGCCGCCGTCGCTCTGGCGACGATGGACATCATCGAGCGGGAGGCTCTCGCCCAGAATGCGCTGTCCCTGGAGACCCGGCTTCCCGACCTCATGAGCCCGCTGACCGACCACCCGATGGTCCAGGAAGTCCGGACCGGGCAGGGTCTCATGGCTGCCGTGGAGCTGAACCCGCAGGCCCTTCGCGTCACCCCAGGGCTGCCCATGGCTGTCGTCGCATCGATGCGTGAAGCCGGTGTCCTCACCCGCTCCCTGGTCGGCGGACAGATCCAGTTCTCCCCACCCTTGATCATCGGCAACAGCCAGGCGACCGAGTTCGTCGACGCGGTCCTGACCGGCCTGAACACCATCCCACCGCAGAGGACTTGA
- a CDS encoding ribosome-inactivating family protein yields MRNHVLRRLGVSMAVPAALAGAVYLAGPNTTSASDSLSHVQLAAADRITSNITANFNSGSRFTWANTYNSVISQIRARVTNGSLRDGILRQRPANVNDYFAVHFQAGAGNPQLSLVFNAANLYVVGYYNHATNTYVRMGAGPANPVNAAHVRSDFLRQGDYGYLERTGHFDRSNQILGMGAFFSAMSTLANGRPLGSVAATQTAAQANAITTMIQMFAEGARFDFISSNISQYTRDDRTFTAGTYVPVRPDGGNANELARTAVVNSVDWENVWAQLSRYVRDRLHDGRAFSFAVGSHLILRNMQAAANQLAVDYSG; encoded by the coding sequence ATGAGGAATCACGTTCTCCGTCGGCTCGGTGTCTCGATGGCGGTCCCCGCCGCTCTCGCCGGCGCGGTCTACCTGGCCGGCCCCAACACCACCTCGGCCAGCGACAGCCTTTCCCATGTCCAGCTGGCCGCCGCAGACCGAATCACCAGCAACATCACAGCCAACTTCAACAGCGGGAGCCGCTTCACCTGGGCGAACACCTACAACTCGGTGATCAGCCAGATCCGCGCCCGGGTCACCAACGGAAGCCTGCGAGACGGCATCCTGCGCCAGCGCCCCGCCAACGTGAACGACTACTTCGCCGTCCACTTTCAGGCCGGTGCCGGCAATCCTCAGCTCAGCCTCGTGTTCAACGCCGCCAACCTGTACGTCGTCGGCTACTACAACCACGCGACCAACACCTACGTCCGCATGGGCGCCGGTCCGGCCAACCCCGTGAACGCGGCCCACGTCAGGAGCGACTTCCTGCGACAGGGCGACTACGGGTATCTGGAACGCACCGGCCACTTCGACCGCTCCAACCAGATTCTCGGGATGGGTGCCTTCTTCTCGGCGATGAGCACGTTGGCCAACGGCAGGCCGCTCGGGTCCGTGGCCGCGACCCAGACGGCCGCGCAGGCAAACGCCATCACGACGATGATCCAGATGTTCGCCGAGGGCGCCCGGTTCGACTTCATCTCCTCGAACATCAGCCAGTACACCCGGGACGACAGGACCTTCACCGCCGGTACGTACGTCCCGGTGCGCCCGGACGGCGGCAACGCCAACGAGCTCGCCCGCACGGCCGTGGTGAACTCCGTCGACTGGGAGAACGTCTGGGCACAGCTGTCCCGCTATGTCCGGGACCGCCTCCATGACGGCCGCGCCTTCAGCTTCGCGGTCGGCAGCCACCTCATCCTGCGGAACATGCAGGCGGCGGCCAACCAGCTCGCCGTGGACTACTCCGGCTGA